The following coding sequences lie in one Pseudomonas sp. B33.4 genomic window:
- a CDS encoding hybrid sensor histidine kinase/response regulator produces the protein MRWLRIAISFTVTLLTLLCMLPALAAQGSGWSVLLDDQGNLQLSDIRSTRYTNQFSPIDLDRLTASEPDGALWLRFRLAPGKHEQVLRIFAPDLSQLNLYVLDGDKLIEQRNTGTDQPQAERPLPSSDFMLPLPQSDKPLDVYLRMVSDHQLRPHVTLQSAVMSAANHNQTLLFGLLFGCLGMLLLHNLVRYAYSRSRSSLWLAVCEGLLGLSLLLLLNLAGPWLPNWHAVQTPGAYLALLLTAPAGLMFAYRFFAPLGPHPLNKLLLGDILFIVTCSLLLLFVNTLPLNIITYALVALAGLSMLFVAFYHWQKGYRPARLFVAAMVVFNIGTLIILPALLGLTLVSPQGLIMTLMAFICISGLLMSIALGERQRSITESRFSVSRDLAASNAEINAKAEFLAKISHEIRTPMNGVLGMTELLLGTPLSVKQRDYVQTIHSAGNELLTLINEILDISKLESGQIELDDVQFDLNALIDDCLSIYRAKAEQQNVELISFIQPQVPRVISGDPTRLRQTLLSLLENALKKTDEGEVLIVVALDERSSKPRLRIAVQDSGQPMDQEERDALMHAELHSKHFLSANRLGGNLGLVIARQLIRLMQGEFGIKSGANQGSTLWLTLPLDPDRLEHPTSDLDSPLQGARVLVVDDNDTCRKVLVQQCSAWGLNVSAVPSGKEALALLRTKAHLRDYFDVVLLDQNMPGMTGMQLAAKIKEDPSLNHDILLIMLTGISNAPSKIIARNSGIKRILAKPVAGYTLKTTLADELNQRNKGQVVFQPQVVTAATAAKVPSDFRILVAEDNTISTKVIRGMLGKLNLQPDTAANGEEALQAMKAQRYDLVLMDCEMPILDGFSATQQLRAWEVSNQRIRTPIVALTAHILAEHKERARQAGMDGHMSKPVELSQLRELIEHWVAQRDQQNRAATPTS, from the coding sequence GTGCGCTGGCTCAGGATTGCCATAAGCTTCACCGTCACGTTGCTGACCTTGCTCTGCATGCTCCCGGCCCTGGCCGCGCAAGGCAGTGGCTGGTCGGTATTGCTTGATGATCAGGGCAATCTGCAACTGAGCGACATCCGCTCCACTCGTTACACCAATCAATTCAGCCCCATCGACCTTGACCGCCTCACCGCGTCCGAGCCCGATGGCGCCTTGTGGCTGCGTTTCCGGCTGGCACCGGGCAAGCACGAGCAAGTGCTGCGGATCTTCGCCCCGGACCTGTCACAGCTCAATCTCTATGTACTCGACGGTGACAAACTGATCGAGCAACGCAACACCGGCACCGACCAGCCGCAGGCCGAACGGCCGTTGCCGAGCAGCGACTTCATGCTGCCGTTGCCGCAGAGCGACAAACCCCTCGATGTCTATCTGCGCATGGTCTCCGACCATCAATTGCGCCCGCACGTCACCCTGCAATCGGCGGTGATGAGCGCGGCCAACCACAATCAGACGCTGCTCTTCGGCTTGTTGTTCGGCTGCCTCGGCATGCTGCTGTTGCACAACCTGGTGCGCTACGCCTACTCGCGCTCGCGCAGCAGCCTGTGGCTGGCAGTCTGTGAAGGCCTGCTGGGGCTGAGTCTGTTGCTGCTGCTCAATCTCGCCGGCCCGTGGCTGCCGAACTGGCATGCGGTGCAGACGCCGGGCGCCTATCTGGCGTTGCTGCTGACCGCTCCGGCCGGATTGATGTTCGCCTATCGTTTCTTCGCCCCGCTCGGCCCGCATCCGCTGAACAAACTGCTGCTGGGCGACATCCTGTTTATCGTGACCTGCAGCCTGTTGCTGCTGTTCGTCAACACCCTGCCGCTGAACATCATCACTTATGCCTTGGTGGCGCTGGCGGGCCTGAGCATGCTGTTTGTCGCCTTCTATCACTGGCAGAAGGGCTACCGGCCGGCGCGCTTGTTCGTCGCGGCGATGGTGGTGTTCAACATCGGCACATTGATCATTCTGCCTGCCTTGCTGGGGCTGACACTGGTTTCGCCGCAAGGCTTGATCATGACCCTGATGGCGTTCATCTGCATCAGCGGCCTGTTGATGAGCATCGCTCTGGGTGAGCGTCAGCGCAGCATCACTGAAAGCCGTTTCAGCGTCAGCCGCGACCTCGCCGCGAGCAATGCCGAGATCAATGCCAAAGCCGAATTCCTTGCCAAGATCAGCCACGAAATCCGCACGCCCATGAACGGCGTGCTGGGCATGACCGAACTGCTGCTGGGCACGCCACTGTCGGTCAAGCAACGCGACTACGTGCAGACCATCCACAGCGCCGGCAACGAACTGCTGACGTTGATCAACGAGATCCTCGATATCTCCAAGCTCGAGTCCGGGCAGATCGAGCTGGATGATGTGCAGTTCGACCTCAATGCCTTGATCGATGACTGCCTGAGCATTTACCGCGCCAAGGCCGAACAGCAGAACGTCGAACTGATCAGCTTCATCCAGCCGCAAGTACCGCGAGTGATCAGCGGCGACCCGACACGCCTGCGCCAGACCCTGCTGAGCCTGCTGGAAAACGCCCTGAAGAAAACCGACGAAGGCGAAGTGCTGATCGTCGTCGCCCTCGACGAACGCAGCAGTAAGCCGCGTTTGCGCATTGCCGTGCAGGACAGCGGCCAGCCCATGGATCAGGAAGAGCGCGATGCGCTGATGCACGCCGAGCTGCACAGCAAGCACTTCCTTTCGGCCAATCGCCTGGGTGGCAATCTGGGGCTGGTGATCGCACGCCAACTGATCCGCCTGATGCAGGGCGAATTCGGCATCAAGAGCGGCGCCAATCAGGGCAGCACCTTGTGGCTGACCCTGCCGCTGGATCCCGATCGCCTCGAACACCCGACCTCGGATCTCGACAGCCCGCTGCAAGGCGCGCGGGTGCTGGTGGTCGATGACAACGACACCTGCCGCAAAGTGCTGGTGCAGCAGTGCAGTGCCTGGGGCCTGAATGTCAGCGCCGTACCGTCGGGCAAGGAAGCGCTGGCACTTTTGCGCACCAAGGCGCACTTGCGTGACTACTTTGATGTGGTGCTGCTCGATCAGAACATGCCGGGCATGACCGGCATGCAGCTCGCGGCCAAGATCAAGGAAGACCCGAGCCTGAACCACGACATCCTGCTGATCATGCTCACCGGCATCAGCAATGCGCCGAGCAAGATCATCGCGCGCAACTCGGGGATCAAACGCATCCTCGCCAAACCGGTAGCCGGCTACACGCTCAAGACCACCCTGGCCGATGAACTCAACCAGCGTAACAAAGGCCAGGTGGTGTTCCAGCCGCAAGTGGTCACTGCGGCCACGGCCGCCAAAGTGCCAAGCGATTTCCGTATCCTCGTCGCCGAAGACAACACGATTTCGACCAAAGTGATTCGCGGCATGCTCGGCAAGCTCAACCTGCAACCGGACACCGCTGCCAACGGCGAAGAAGCGTTACAAGCGATGAAAGCCCAGCGTTACGACCTGGTGCTGATGGACTGCGAAATGCCGATCCTCGACGGCTTCTCGGCGACCCAGCAACTGCGCGCGTGGGAAGTCAGCAACCAGCGCATTCGCACGCCGATCGTGGCTCTGACAGCGCACATTCTCGCCGAGCACAAAGAACGCGCACGTCAGGCCGGCATGGATGGGCACATGTCCAAGCCAGTCGAATTGTCTCAATTGCGCGAGCTGATCGAGCACTGGGTTGCTCAGCGTGATCAGCAGAATCGCGCCGCAACACCTACCTCCTGA
- the purD gene encoding phosphoribosylamine--glycine ligase: MNVLIIGSGGREHALAWKVAQDPRVQKVFVAPGNAGTAIEAKCENVAIDVLALEQLADFAEKNVSLTIVGPEVPLVAGVVDLFRSRGLDCFGPTAGAAQLEGSKAFTKDFLARHKIPTADYQNFTEIEPALAYLREKGAPIVIKADGLAAGKGVIVAMTLAEAEDAVRDMLAGNAFGDAGSRVVIEEFLDGEEASFIVMVDGKNVLPMATSQDHKRVGDGDSGPNTGGMGAYSPAPVVTADVHKRVMDLVIWPTVRGMAEEGNVYTGFLYAGLMIDKAGNPKVIEFNCRFGDPETQPVMLRLQSSLVLLVEAALAQALDKVEAQWDPRPSVGIVLAAGGYPGDYAKGAAINGLDAAAKLEGKVFHAGTALKDGNVVTAGGRVLCATAMGASVGEAQQQAYKLAAAIDWEGCFYRKDIGYRAIARERGETQE, translated from the coding sequence ATGAATGTTTTGATCATTGGCAGCGGTGGCCGTGAACACGCCCTGGCCTGGAAAGTGGCTCAGGATCCGCGCGTGCAGAAGGTTTTTGTTGCACCGGGCAACGCTGGGACCGCCATTGAAGCCAAGTGCGAGAACGTCGCCATCGACGTACTGGCCCTCGAGCAACTGGCCGACTTCGCCGAAAAAAACGTTTCCCTGACCATCGTCGGCCCGGAAGTGCCACTGGTGGCTGGCGTTGTCGACCTGTTCCGCTCCCGTGGCCTGGACTGCTTCGGTCCGACCGCCGGTGCCGCGCAACTGGAAGGTTCGAAAGCCTTCACCAAGGATTTCCTCGCGCGCCACAAGATCCCGACCGCCGACTACCAGAACTTCACAGAGATCGAGCCGGCTCTGGCTTATCTGCGTGAAAAAGGCGCTCCAATCGTGATCAAGGCCGATGGCCTGGCCGCCGGTAAAGGCGTGATCGTCGCCATGACCCTCGCCGAAGCCGAAGACGCCGTGCGCGACATGCTCGCTGGCAACGCTTTCGGTGATGCCGGTTCGCGTGTGGTCATCGAAGAATTCCTCGACGGCGAAGAAGCTTCGTTCATCGTCATGGTCGACGGCAAAAACGTTCTGCCGATGGCCACCAGCCAGGACCACAAACGCGTCGGCGATGGCGACAGCGGCCCGAACACTGGCGGCATGGGCGCTTACTCCCCTGCCCCGGTGGTCACCGCCGACGTGCACAAGCGCGTAATGGATCTGGTGATCTGGCCGACCGTGCGCGGCATGGCCGAAGAAGGCAACGTCTACACCGGTTTCCTCTATGCCGGTCTGATGATCGACAAGGCCGGTAACCCGAAAGTTATCGAGTTCAACTGCCGATTCGGTGATCCGGAAACCCAACCGGTAATGCTGCGTCTGCAATCGAGCCTGGTGCTGCTGGTCGAAGCCGCGCTGGCGCAAGCGCTGGACAAGGTTGAAGCGCAGTGGGATCCACGTCCGAGCGTCGGCATCGTGCTGGCCGCTGGCGGTTACCCGGGCGATTACGCCAAGGGCGCAGCGATCAACGGTCTGGACGCAGCCGCGAAGCTGGAAGGCAAAGTCTTCCACGCCGGCACCGCGCTGAAAGACGGCAACGTCGTCACCGCCGGCGGTCGCGTACTCTGCGCCACTGCAATGGGCGCCAGCGTCGGTGAAGCGCAGCAGCAAGCCTACAAGCTGGCGGCCGCCATCGACTGGGAAGGCTGCTTCTACCGCAAGGACATTGGCTACCGCGCCATTGCCCGTGAACGTGGCGAAACCCAGGAATAA